A single genomic interval of Xyrauchen texanus isolate HMW12.3.18 chromosome 8, RBS_HiC_50CHRs, whole genome shotgun sequence harbors:
- the LOC127648321 gene encoding ATP-dependent RNA helicase DDX39A: MAENDPENELLDYEEDEEPQGAPESTAPVGKKEVKGSYVSIHSSGFRDFLLKPELLRAIVDCGFEHPSEVQHECIPQAILGMDILCQAKSGMGKTAVFVLATLQQIEPVDGQVSVLVMCHTRELAFQISKEYERFSKYMPTVKVAVFFGGMSIKKDEDVLKKSCPHIVVGTPGRTLALIRNKTLNLKNVKHFVLDECDKMLEQLDMRRDVQDIFRLTPHEKQCMMFSATLSKEIRPVCRKFMQDPMEVFVDDETKLTLHGLQQYYCKLKDSEKNRKLFDLLDVLEFNQVVIFVKSVQRCVALSQLLVEQNFPAIAIHRGMAQEERLSRYQQFKDFQRRILVATNLFGRGMDIERVNIVFNYDMPEDSDTYLHRVARAGRFGTKGLAVTFVSDETDAKILNDVQDRFEVDVAELPDEIDISTYIEQSR, encoded by the exons ATGGCTGAGAATGACCCTGAAAACGAGCTGTTGGACTATGAAGAGGATGAGGAGCCGCAAGGAGCACCGGAGAGCACCGCCCCGGTTGGCAAGAAGGAGGTGAAGGGCTCTTATGTGTCCATCCACAGCTCTGGCTTCAGGGACTTCCTGCTCAAACCAGAGCTGCTTCGAGCCATTGTTGACTGCGGGTTTGAGCATCCATCTGAAG TGCAACATGAGTGCATTCCTCAGGCCATCCTCGGCATGGACATCCTCTGTCAGGCCAAATCCGGTATGGGAAAGACTGCTGTGTTTGTGCTCGCTACCCTACAGCAGATCGAGCCAGTGGATGGACAG GTGTCTGTGCTGGTCATGTGTCACACGCGTGAGCTGGCCTTTCAGATCAGTAAGGAGTACGAGCGTTTCTCCAAGTACATGCCCACTGTGAAGGTGGCCGTGTTCTTCGGTGGGATGTCCATAAAGAAGGACGAGGATGTGCTGAAGAAGAGCTGTCCTCACATTGTGGTGGGAACACCTGGAAGAACCCTTGCCCTCATCCGGAACAAGACCCTCAACCTGAAGAACGTCAAGCACTTTGTTCTGGATGAGTGCGATAAGATGCTCGAGCAGCTCG ATATGAGGCGTGATGTTCAGGACATCTTCAGACTGACCCCTCATGAGAAACAGTGTATGATGTTCAGCGCCACCCTCAGTAAAGAGATCCGGCCCGTCTGCCGCAAGTTCATGCAGGAC CCGATGGAGGTGTTTGTGGACGATGAGACAAAGTTGACCCTTCATGGTCTGCAGCAGTATTACTGTAAACTGAAGGACAGCGAGAAGAACCGCAAACTCTTTGACCTCCTCGACGTCCTGGAGTTCAACCAG GTGGTGATATTTGTGAAGTCTGTGCAGCGCTGTGTGGCGCTCTCGCAGTTGCTGGTGGAGCAAAACTTCCCTGCCATAGCAATACACAGAGGAATGGCCCAAGAGGAGAG GTTGTCTCGGTATCAGCAGTTTAAAGACTTTCAGAGGAGAATTCTAGTGGCCACTAACCTGTTCGGTCGAGGAATGGACATCGAGAGGGTCAACATCGTTTTCAACTATGACATGCCAGAGGACTCTGACACTTACCTGCACAGG GTGGCTCGTGCCGGTCGTTTTGGTACAAAGGGTTTGGCCGTCACCTTTGTGTCGGATGAGACCGATGCCAAAATCCTGAATGATGTGCAGGACAGATTTGAGGTCGACGTGGCAGAGTTACCAGATGAGATCGACATTTCCACTTACA TTGAGCAGTCCAGATGA
- the si:ch211-106h11.1 gene encoding volume-regulated anion channel subunit LRRC8D produces the protein MFTLSELWSIGERRGSYKLLKPWWEVFMDHLLVLMLMVSVLAGTLLLSRDGVVCVPIHSSSNYSTTMETMSDSVFTSTPEPPRSPAKGRRTNLDFQQYVYISQVCYHEALPWYSRFLPYVTLLHTLVLLASGCFWFHFPLTSARIEHFLSLLAKCCESPWTTRALSHTAKLDTAHTRFQEAEQMVQPKVVIASFCKMRKSSLDSGTDSTLLAGTDSASTITQPSPCPSMLSHCSTMSALSLTEANLPPQTTQIAPDGSRPGVTLDRSDREQARALFERVRRFRAHCESSDIIYKVYTAQTVFKVLKFILIVSYTTPLLGSISFSHVCLPQTYALTGYSTFQCSHTLSSVLCKLMQAYISLLFMFGLLGIYALFWIFHKSLRQYSFKSLREKGSMLDAPDLHNDLAFLLHMADQYDPLLSQRLSVFLSPVSETRLLEESVERRWGAERLWSMITSDHQGRTLLQLVALPHLPPALFTLSQLEVMKLELIGDAKLTSQISNMTALREMHLYHCSAAVEPGALQHLQEHLEALHLTFTQVTEIPVWVYSLRGLQELHLTGRLCNEGGMGRGWTLGSLRHLRHLRVLVLRGMLQKVPGELSEVAGSLLRLEIHNEGTRLMVLTGLRRLTGLAELQLQGCQLERLPSALLALTGLRILDLQHNSLRTLEELLGLQHLRRLSCLRLAYNRVLALPASVGVLRSLELLDLAHNQLQNLPSALFTLHRLRRLLLAGNLLEDLPAEVGALTLLSELDLSGNRLEHLPKELFGSCVELRNLNVANNSLGFLPPGLGGLRQLSHLDVRGNSLEELPVELGCCAGLRGSGLLAENWLLHTLPRQVREFLQQPSSCASSESPSRPNSDCFPTFSTNQWSFHSALESQI, from the exons ATGTTCACTCTGTCTGAGTTGTGGTCAATTGGTGAGCGTCGGGGCAGTTATAAGCTGCTGAAGCCGTGGTGGGAAGTCTTCATGGACCATCTACTGGTGCTGATGTTGATGGTTTCAGTTCTCGCCGGGACGCTGCTGTTGTCGCGGGATGGAGTTGTGTGTGTCCCAATACACTCCTCCAGTAACTACAGCACCACCATGGAGACTATGTCTGATTCTGTCTTCACAAGCACACCAGAACCACCCAGGAGCCCTGCAAAAGGTCGACGAACCAACCTGGACTTCCAGCAGTATGTCTACATCAGCCAGGTTTGCTATCACGAGGCATTGCCTTGGTACTCGCGCTTCCTACCTTACGTGACACTGCTCCATACTCTGGTGCTGCTGGCCAGTGGATGCTTTTGGTTCCACTTCCCCCTCACGTCAGCTCGCATCGAGCACTTCTTGTCTCTTCTTGCCAAATGTTGTGAATCACCCTGGACGACTCGGGCACTGTCTCACACGGCCAAGCTGGACACTGCTCACACCCGCTTCCAAGAAGCAGAACAAATGGTGCAACCCAAAGTAGTGATCGCATCTTTCTGCAAAATGCGCAAGTCAAGCCTGGATTCTGGAACGGACAGCACCCTGCTGGCGGGAACTGATAGTGCGTCCACTATTACTCAACCATCACCGTGTCCTTCTATGCTGTCTCACTGCTCAACGATGTCTGCTCTGTCTCTTACGGAAGCAAACCTGCCACCTCAGACCACGCAAATTGCTCCGGATGGCTCTAGACCAGGAGTCACATTGGATCGGAGCGACAGGGAACAAGCAAGAGCGCTGTTTGAGAGAGTGCGCCGGTTTCGTGCTCACTGCGAGAGCTCAGATATTATATATAAG GTGTACACCGCACAAACGGTGTTTAAAGTGCTGAAGTTCATTCTGATTGTGAGCTACACGACTCCACTACTGGGCTCCATCTCTTTCAGTCATGTTTGTCTGCCTCAAACTTACGCTCTGACCGGCTACAGCACTTTCCAGTGCAGTCACACGCTTTCGTCCGTCCTGTGCAAGCTAATGCAGGCCTACATCTCCCTGCTCTTCATGTTCGGTCTGCTGGGCATCTACGCTCTCTTCTGGATCTTCCACAA GTCTTTGAGACAGTATTCTTTTAAGAGTCTGCGTGAGAAAGGATCCATGCTGGACGCACCTGATCTACATAACGACCTAGCGTTCCTCTTACACATGGCTGATCAGTACGACCCTCTACTGTCCCAGCGCCTGTCTGTCTTCCTGTCGCCGGTCAGTGAGACTCGACTGCTGGAGGAAAGTGTGGAGCGTCGCTGGGGAGCTGAACGCTTGTGGTCAATGATCACGTCTGACCATCAGGGGCGGACTCTGCTCCAGCTTGTGGCTCTTCCTCATCTTCCACCAGCTCTGTTCACCCTCAGTCAGCTGGAGGTGATGAAGCTGGAGCTCATCGGAGATGCTAAACTCACATCGCAAATATCCAACATGACTGCGCTCAG AGAGATGCACCTGTACCACTGTTCTGCAGCGGTGGAGCCTGGAGCCCTGCAACACCTTCAGGAACACCTGGAGGCTCTGCATCTCACCTTCACCCAAGTCACAGAGATTCCTGTCTGGGTCTACTCCCTCAGGGGCCTGCAAGAGCTGCACCTGACCGGGAGGCTGTGCAATGAGGGTGGAATGGGGCGCGGCTGGACCCTCGGGAGCCTTCGGCATCTGCGACACCTTCGAGTCCTGGTGCTGCGTGGCATGTTGCAGAAAGTGCCAGGAGAGCTGAGTGAGGTAGCAGGCAGCCTGCTAAGACTGGAGATACATAATGAGGGAACAAGGCTAATGGTACTTACCGGACTAAGGCGTTTGACTGGATTAGCAGAGCTGCAGCTGCAAGGATGCCAGTTGGAACGGTTGCCATCAGCTCTGTTGGCGCTAACAGGTCTTCGCATCTTGGACCTGCAACACAACAGTCTGCGTACTCTAGAAGAACTGCTAGGACTGCAACATCTGCGTCGTCTGTCTTGTCTACGACTTGCATATAATCGTGTGTTAGCTTTACCGGCGAGTGTAGGAGTATTACGCTCTTTAGAGCTCTTAGACTTAGCACACAATCAGCTGCAGAATCTTCCGTCAGCTCTCTTCACACTACATAGATTACGACGCCTCCTTCTGGCGGGTAATCTCCTGGAAGACTTGCCAGCAGAGGTTGGAGCTCTTACACTCCTCAGTGAATTAGACCTCAGCGGGAACAGGCTCGAACATCTACCCAAGGAGCTGTTTGGAAGTTGTGTAGAACTCCGCAACTTGAATGTGGCGAATAACTCACTGGGCTTTTTGCCGCCTGGTCTGGGCGGTCTGCGTCAGCTTTCTCATCTAGATGTCCGTGGAAACAGTCTGGAGGAGTTGCCAGTTGAGCTGGGGTGCTGTGCTGGGCTTCGTGGTAGCGGCTTGCTGGCGGAAAATTGGCTGCTGCATACTTTACCTCGACAGGTAAGGGAATTCCTTCAGCAGCCCAGCTCGTGTGCCTCCTCTGAATCTCCATCACGCCCGAATTCTGACTGCTTTCCTACATTTTCCACCAACCAGTGGAGCTTCCATTCTGCGCTGGAGTCTCAGATATAA
- the si:ch211-106h11.3 gene encoding CCN family member 1, which produces MKMRSLMCHLVFTLIMFTSVAARCPKVCHCPAERPVCPAGVSAVPDGCGCCKVCAAQLNEDCHEGRPCDHHKGLECNYGNDVASLHGICRAKLEGRSCEYNGRMYQNGENFSAGCKHQCTCIDGAVGCVPLCPTDIPLASPSCPAPRLVKVPGQCCLSLDCHSKPSILPPVLIRPHPPTYLFPDLHIFKKPYKPQDYLGNELIEVERKWDKPRSRKHLSARKQAGRQCVTQTTSWTSCSRSCGMGLSSRVTNDNAQCKLVKETRLCNIRPCSSLAVPIKKGRKCSRTQKSPEPLRLHYAGCRSTRLYRPNYCGMCLDGRCCSPRRTRTAPVLFACPDGERFERGVMFVQSCKCNDECGNLNDAALPPQRWLYGDIHKFID; this is translated from the exons atgaaGATGAGGAGTTTAATGTGTCACTTGGTCTTTACATTGATAATGTTCACGTCG GTGGCAGCGAGGTGTCCTAAGGTGTGTCACTGCCCGGCGGAGCGTCCCGTGTGTCCGGCAGGCGTGAGTGCAGTGCCTGATGGATGTGGCTGCTGTAAGGTGTGTGCCGCTCAGCTGAATGAAGACTGCCATGAGGGACGACCCTGTGACCATCATAAGGGTCTGGAGTGTAACTATGGTAATGACGTAGCCAGTCTCCATGGAATCTGCCGGG CCAAACTTGAAGGACGCTCTTGTGAATATAATGGCCGGATGtatcagaatggagaaaacttCAGTGCGGGCTGCAAACATCAGTGCACCTGTATCGATGGCGCCGTTGGCTGTGTGCCTCTTTGCCCCACCGATATTCCTCTGGCATCACCTTCATGCCCCGCCCCTCGACTCGTCAAAGTGCCCGGCCAGTGCTGCCTCAGTCTGGACTGTCACAGCAAGCCTTCCATCCTTCCTCCTGTGCTCATACGCCCTCATCCACCTACTTACCTGTTTCCTGACCTGCACATCTTCAAGAAGCCCTACAAGCCCCAAGACTACCTAGGCAATGAACTGATAGAGGTGGAAAGAAAGTGGGACAAACCTCGTAGTCGAAAGCACCTGTCAG CAAGGAAGCAAGCTGGGCGGCAATGTGTCACCCAGACTACAAGTTGGACATCTTGTTCTCGCAGCTGCGGGATGGGGTTGTCCTCTCGGGTCACCAATGACAACGCTCAATGCAAACTGGTGAAGGAAACTCGACTCTGCAACATTCGCCCCTGTAGTTCCTTGGCTGTGCCAATTAAG AAAGGGAGGAAGTGCTCTCGTACCCAGAAGTCTCCTGAGCCGCTGCGTCTGCATTATGCCGGCTGTCGCAGTACTCGTCTCTATCGACCCAATTATTGCGGAATGTGTCTGGATGGGCGATGCTGCTCTCCACGCCGCACGCGAACGGCCCCCGTGCTCTTTGCCTGTCCTGATGGCGAACGCTTCGAGAGGGGCGTCATGTTTGTACAGTCCTGCAAATGCAACGATGAATGCGGCAATCTGAACGACGCAGCTCTTCCGCCTCAACGCTGGCTGTATGGCGACATCCACAAGTTCATCGACTAG